The Acidisarcina polymorpha genome includes the window TTTGCGGAATGTAAAGTTATTGCTCATAATCGTCCAATGAGAATTCAGAGGCCAGGCCCCTCGGACTATCTGAAGACACAGCTGGCCAAGCGGCTCATGCTGTAACAGATACCATTATACGATCTCAGTCAATGAGTCCATAGGAGGAAGGAGCTGGCCTGATGTTGTCTCTATGCGAATGAGCATACGGCTAACGGACCAGAAAAAGTTAAACCGCCTGAAATCGGCCCCGATAGAAAACAGGCTCCAGGTCAAAACCTGGCGCGACCCCAGCGACCATGTCCGAAGTATCTCCGATGACACTCGAGAACTTGAATCCGTGCCCTGAAAAATGCGGCAATAGTCACCTGCAGCGGGTGAGCCGGATGCTGATCGAGGATGAAGTGCTCATCGGGGGGTCAGGTGTGTAAAGACAGGTGTCAGCATTCAGCAGGCGGCCGGCCAGGGTGGCCGAATACATTTGGGGCAAGGCCGCCCCCGAAGAGACGGCCTTGCTGCGAAGACACCATTTGGGGAGCGGCTTGCCGATCAGTGACGGGAGAAAGTCTACAACGATGGCAAGTAGCCATCACCGCCGCAGTGACGAGCCACCAGAGCCTTCTCTTGGACCCTCCACCGCGTAAGAGCAAGCCTCCCCATACAAGATCGGCCACGAAAAAACTCCCAGCGCCGGCAGAGCTAGAGCCCAGACGAAGGGCTCCCCGGCGATAGGAACCATCCCATGCTCCTGCGGTATTCGCCAGCCGCGAGATGCAAGTCGAAGGTAAAGCCCGATGCCGACTACGTTATGGCCATGAACGCGATGTCTAGGGGCCTCGCGGAACTGCCTGATGAGCGATCTAGGGTATTGATGGTTGACATGAGTATGTCCCCTTTCCAGCAGCCAGAGAAGCCCAAATTTCTAAACTGCGCCTGCTGAGCAGTGGCTCCGTTTGAGGATTTGAAGAAGGCGTAAGTGTTCGAGATTAAGCTGGCCACCCATTGTGGCGCTCCGTCCCTTGAACGTAGGCTCCTACTGCGACATTGGCTACCGGTGTGTATCCAGAGAAGAATTGCGTGACGGAACCTACCTGGAAACGCTGGAAGTCATAGTATCCACCTTGCCCAACAGCGGCTCCCGCCCCTGACAGCCCATTGGTCGCTCCGTTTGCGGCTATATTGCTGACGCTGAATCCTGGCGGAGCGGGGAAGCTAGCCCCAGTGCTCGTGGTGCAATTCAGATGGTTTTACGGAAGAGGCATTCGCTGGAAGTTACTTGGGGCACTACTTCTAGGTCGTCGTCGCAGTTCCTTGCGGGAGTCCGACAAATGTACATCAATGGAATCCCATTTATCTCTCTTTTCAATCACATCTATCTTCTGAATTCCGCAGTTTGCACATACCACGTTAATGCGACCGGTGCTAATCCATTGAAGTTCCACGTCATGGCCGTGTGTAGCGACGAGAATTGGCTTATCGTGTATTGCTTTAGGTAGGTCGGTTGGGTCGTGGTGATGATCTACCAAGACAACATAAAACACATCCGAGGAAAGAGAGTCGTGGCCGCGGCGTTGTACAAGTAGTGCAGAGATTGCGCTATCAGGCGATTTGACTTCCCTCACGACCGTATAGTCGGCAGAGTCACAGCCACCAACTGCGATCGTGCTTAGGGGAATTGCGATAAGAAGCAGTACGAAGGAGAGTAGCCTCTTCGCTTGACGAGTCGCAGTCATTGCGTTGCTCTGCTCAGCAGCCTTTCTTTTTTTGATAGCTTGCCCTTGTTGAATCTGTTGATTGTCCGATGGAATATCAAAGTGTGTAGCTGCCGTTCCTGGGTTGCCGCTGAGTTTGCCGTATAGACCAGCGGCATATTGACATGCTTCGTCACCAATAAAGCATGTTGCACCGTAGTTCACGTTCCCAGCGGCGACGCGTTGGTCGTGCGTTCCAGGGCCAGAAGAATTCTTGAAGTCCCATGGTCCGCCGGTGTGCACTAAACCAAAATATATTGCCAATGCATTCACTGCTCCACTGGGGCAGCAGTCCAGAACATGGCATTAAGCACTTTTGAAACCTGTATATTTTGCTGCAGATTTCCACCAACTTGGTTAACTGCGTTATCTGTGCAGTCGTTATTTGGGGCTGAACCGCTTCCGGAGCCGCCGTGGCCACTAGCTCCACCATCTCCGCCATCGCCACCGCCATAGAAGCCACCACCCCCATTAACGCAAACCGTGTCATCATCATCACAGTTCGGGTGACTTGGATCGCCGTCTTGCAGGCCGGCTGGATCGAAGAAGCTCAGCGGATTATTCAGCACATAGGCATATCGGTTAAGGCTCTGCGGATTGGGGATATCGTACGACCCGTCGTAAGGGTCAGGCGAGAGCCAACGTCCCTGGTAGAAGGAATAGTTGCGGAACTGAGCGTGTTCGGACATAGGTGCGCCGGCGTCGTTGCTGTCCTGCTCCATGTCAGCGAAGTGAAAGTTGTCTACATCGGCCTCGCTATTGAGGATACTGGCCACGTAGCCATCACCCCAGGGCAGAGACTTGTAGGTTGCAGACGTCGTGCCGTTATGGTCAGTCCGGATGCGCTCGGTGCCGATATAATCCTGGTTCTCGAAGTAGGTAGCGTTGTCAGAGGAACGAAAGGCGATCTGTTGCCCATCCCAATACATGCGGCCATCGGTACCATTGTTCGTGGCTGCATTCCAGGTGGAGATGCGCCTTCCCGCATAGTCGTAAGAATATTCACTGGTTCCAGCGGGAGTAGCCACGCTCACCCTTCGGTTCAGTGCGTCGTAGGTGTAGGACGCGGTTGAGCCGCCATCGACGCTCACGATGTTGCCCTCCGCGTCGTAAGTGTAGCTATGATACCCGTCTCTGGTCATGTTACCGGCCGCGTCGTAAGTATAGCCGCCGCTATTGATTTTGTTACTCGTCGCGTCGAAGGAGGCGCTGAAGGAAGGTGCGCCGTTTTGCGACCATCGGTTGCCATACCGGTCATAGCTGTAGGTGTAGTTCTGATTGGCGACTCCATTCGTCACGGTACGGGCGCTGAGCCGGTTGAACTCGTCATAGGAGTAATTGGTAGAGAGACCCAGAACGGTATCGCCCACGTAGGAGACCTGCGAGCCCTTGATGGTCTCGCCCTGACCGAAGGCTTGTGTCCCCCGCTGGCACAGTATGCGGCCGCCGGGCCTCCTCTGCACAGCCACTGCCCGTCTGGCCGCCCCATGAAGTCGTAGCCTTTGTAGAGATTAAGGCCGTTACCTAAAGTGTAGCTGACCGGGCCGTTTGGTCCATTGATGATGTTTGAGGCGATGGGTGTCGATCCGCCGGTTCCACCGGTCAGGTTATAGCTGTTGTTGTTGATCGAGGTCACCTCGCCGGCCGGGGAGCGAGTGTAGGCGACTTGTCCACTGACAGCGTCTCCTTCGGAGGTCAGGTTACCCGCCCAATCGTAGGTAAAGCCCAGCGGACGCGACTCCTGCTTCGCCGTGCCACACGTCGACGGAGCACAGTTCCACATATTCACTATCTGGCCCCTCACGTTATAGCTGAACTCTGAAGCGGCAGGATGATTCGTAGTTGCCGTTCCGACAAAGGCTCCCATGACGGCCAGCCGGCCCCTAACGTACTGCAGATTGTTCGTCGTGCAGCAAATCGTGTCGTAAACGAAACTCTTGTTTGATGTAGATGCGGATGGAACACCGTTGTCCACGTACCAACAGAAACCACCCGTCCAAGTGCATCATACTGGGTCGTCGTCGTTGTGAGGATGGCCGGGTTGGTTTGGTTCGCTTCTGGTCGAGTTCGGGTTACCTTGAGTCCCGTAGCGTTGTAGGCATACTGATAATTTGTCGCGCCTCGCTCCGGCTCGGTGACCGACACAGGGCGACCCAGGGAATCGGTAATGAATGTGCGGGTCTGCGAGCCTTGGGCGACCATTGTCACTTGATTGCCCCCGCAGCCGTGGGGTAGGAGTAGGAGGTCAGAAAGCCCGTGGCGGGGATATCCTGGCCGCAGGCAACCGGAGCAACCCCCTCTAGTGTGGAAGAGGAGACCTCGCAGGCCGACGTGACCCGGCCCAATCCATCGACCTGGGTGATGCGGCTGACACCATTTTCATCGGTCGCCAGAGTGGCTCGTCCGGCATAAGTGTACCGAATAAGGTCGTTACTATCCCAGTGGGTAATCTGCGTGACTCTTCCTAGTGAGTCGTACGCATAGACATCGTCCGCCCCACCCCCGCCGCACTTGGGCGGAGCCTGGAATTCGGAGCCCTGATATGGGTAGGACACGGAGCCTACGTTCCCATTTGCGTCATAGCAAGTATCCTGGAGATACCAGGGATTAGCGCTCTGGCCATTCATAATGGCTCGCCGGTTTGGACGCCCATAGCCGTCGTAGAAGATCACGGTTTCAGCCGTTTCCGTGGCGCTCAGCGTCTTTGACACGCTGCTGTGGCCCGGCGAGTAAAAGTTATACGTTGCCCCGTCGCCGGGATTGTCGATCTCCAGCGGCCGCAGCAACGCATCGTATGTCTTATAGGTTGTCACCTGTGAGCTAAGATCGGTGGTCGTTAACAGAACTCCAGTGGCTGCGTCGTAACTTGAGCCAGTATAAAGAGACACCCCGCTCGTCGGGGTTGGCGGGGTGACCCTATTCAAGAAGCCAGTGTGTGGGGGATCGTAGCTGAAGGTCGATGTTCCGTTCTGCGTAGTCACACTCAAAGGGTTCCCGGTGTCCTCATAGGACAGCTCAGTGGTTAGCGGCGTCGAGCTGTTCGATTGAGTGATCGTAGTGACATTTCCTCGCTGAGCACCGATCAGGCCTCCACGTTGGGGAAGTCCCGAAGTTTGCGATAGAGCAGCATGTCCTGTTCCCGTCGTCTCATCGTACAGGTAGGAGGTCCGACTGAGTTGGTTTCCGCTTCCATCGGTGACGGTATCCGACGCTAACAGACTCGCAATGCCAGACGCGGGATAAGTCCACACCTCCTTCCGCAACAGCGCTCCCCGACTGGCTCCGCCGAAATCATAGCTGTCGAGTTCCGTCTGAAGGCCAAACTGGTTGTAAGTAGAAGTCCAGCCGTGCTGGATCCCATCCAAGTTCTCATAGGTGTCAATTTTCGTAATTGGCAGGGTCAGAGCGGCCGTGGCGCATTGTTGCGTTGCAGCACCGTTGTAGCAGTTCAAGAGCTCTTCTCGTGGTAAACCGTTGATTGCGCCGTCATAGACTGTCTGATGGGTCTCATAGAAGGAGGTCGGCGACCCAGAGGTCACGAAGTTAAAGGCAGAATGATTCCCGTAGCCGTCGGTGATATCGGTTCGGCTGGTGTTGCTGGTTATCAGGCTACGTACGTAGACGCGACTTCCGTCACTAGTGGTGCGGGTAATACCGGTCGGCGTGCCGTCCGCGCAGTTAATTCCGTTATTAGCGCCCGTATAGGCGTAGGAGATAATCCCACCCGCCGGCAGGGTAATCGATGCCAAGCGTCCGGTGACGTTCGCGCTATGGCCCGGCGTCGGTTCATAGGTGAACTTGTAAGTGCTGGCGTCCCCAAGGGTGATGTGGTCAACAAGGTCTGCTGACAGGTTGTACTCTCCCGGACCACTGCATCCAAATGCCGTCTGCACTTGATATGTCTTGTAATAGATGGTCGCGCTTGCTGAAGGCGGGCTAGTGCCGTTTGGATTCGTACCATAGGTAGGATACGAGAACACCTTCGGGGAAGAGGCAGTACCGCTACCGGTAATAGTAAGAACTTGTGCTCCGGTGGTATCAGTGAAAGCACCGCTCTTGCTGGCCGTCACTTGGTTGCCGTTCGTATCGCTCACTGAAGCGGGACCTGAGGGCGCTACCGGCACTGCAAATGTATTTCCCTTCCTATCGAGAACAGGTCCTTGGGGGATACTCAAGCCACTTGCATTCTTGGCGAGCCGATAGCCGGACCCATCGATG containing:
- a CDS encoding RHS repeat-associated core domain-containing protein; translated protein: MGDTVLGLSTNYSYDEFNRLSARTVTNGVANQNYTYSYDRYGNRWSQNGAPSFSASFDATSNKINSGGYTYDAAGNMTRDGYHSYTYDAEGNIVSVDGGSTASYTYDALNRRVSVATPAGTSEYSYDYAGRRISTWNAATNNGTDGRMYWDGQQIAFRSSDNATYFENQDYIGTERIRTDHNGTTSATYKSLPWGDGYVASILNSEADVDNFHFADMEQDSNDAGAPMSEHAQFRNYSFYQGRWLSPDPYDGSYDIPNPQSLNRYAYVLNNPLSFFDPAGLQDGDPSHPNCDDDDTVCVNGGGGFYGGGDGGDGGASGHGGSGSGSAPNNDCTDNAVNQVGGNLQQNIQVSKVLNAMFWTAAPVEQ